One window of Erinaceus europaeus chromosome 6, mEriEur2.1, whole genome shotgun sequence genomic DNA carries:
- the ZMYND11 gene encoding zinc finger MYND domain-containing protein 11 isoform X5, whose protein sequence is MSTYLRFIVSRMKERAIDLNKKGKDSKHPMYRRLVHSAVDVPTIQEKVNEGKYRSYEEFKADAQLLLHNTVIFYGADSEQADMARMLYKDTCHELDELQLCKNCFYLSNARPDNWFCYPCIPNHELVWAKMKGFGFWPAKVMQKEDNQVDVRFFGHHHQRAWIPSENIQDITVNVHRLHVKRSMGWKKACDELELHQRFLREGRFWKSKNEDRGEEEAESSISSTSNEQLKVTQEPRAKKGRRNQSVEPKKEEPEPETEAVSSSQEIPTMPQPIEKVSVSTQTKKLSASSPRMLHRSTQTTSDGVCQSMCHDKYTKIFNDFKDRMKSDHKRETERVVREALEKLRSEMEEEKRQAVNKAIANMQGEMDRKCKQVKEKCKEEFVEEIKKLATQHKQLISQTKKKQWCYNCEEEAMYHCCWNTSYCSIKCQQEHWHAEHKRTCRRKR, encoded by the exons ATGAGCACTTACCTGCGGTTTATTGTCTCCCGCATGAAGGAGAGG GCCATTGATCTTAATAAAAAGGGGAAGGACAGCAAGCACCCAATGTACAGAAGACTGGTCCACTCTGCGGTGGATGTCCCCACTATACAGGAG AAAGTGAATGAAGGGAAATACCGAAGTTATGAAGAGTTCAAGGCCGACGCCCAGCTGCTTCTCCACAACACAGTGATTTTCTACGGAG CAGACAGCGAGCAGGCGGACATGGCAAGGATGCTGTATAAAGACACGTGTCACGAG CTGGATGAACTGCAGTTGTGCAAGAACTGCTTCTACTTGTCCAATGCGCGCCCCGACAACTGGTTTTGCTATCCTTGT ATACCTAATCATGAGTTGGTTTGGGCTAAAATGAAGGGCTTTGGGTTCTGGCCAGCCAAAGTCATGCAGAAAGAGGACAATCAGGTCGACGTGCGCTTCTTTGGTCATCATCACCAAAG AGCCTGGATCCCCTCAGAGAACATTCAGGACATTACAGTCAACGTGCACCGGCTGCACGTGAAGCGCAGCATGGGCTGGAAAAAGGCCTGTGACGAGCTGGAGCTGCACCAGCGTTTCCTTCGAGAAGGAAGATTCTGGAAGTCCAAGAATGAGGACCGAGGGGAGGAGGAAGCCGAATCTAGCATCTCCTCCACTAGCAATGAGCAG CTGAAGGTCACTCAAGAGCCaagagcaaagaaaggaagaCGTAATCAGAGTGTGGAACCCAAAAAAGAG GAACCAGAGCCCGAAACTGAAGCAGTGAGTTCTAGCCAGGAAATCCCCACCATGCCTCAGCCCATCGAAAAAGTCTCGGTGTCAACTCAGACCAAGAAGTTAAGTGCCTCTTCACCAAGAATGCTGCATCGAAGCACCCAGACCACCAGTGACGGAGTGTGTCAAAGCATGTGCCACGACAAATACACCAAAATTTTCAATGACTTTAAAGACCGGATGAAGTCTGATCACAagcgagaaactgagagggttgtCAGAGAAGCTCTAGAAAAG CTGCGTTCtgaaatggaagaagaaaaaagacaagcTGTAAATAAAGCTATAGCCAACATGCAGGGTGAGATGGACAGAAAATGCAAGCAGGTAAAGGAGAAGTGCAAAGAAGAATTTGTAGAAGAGATCAAGAAGCTAGCAACACAGCACAAACAGCTGATCTCTCAGACCAAGAAGAAGCAGTGG TGCTATAACTGCGAGGAGGAGGCCATGTACCACTGCTGCTGGAACACGTCCTACTGCTCCATCAAGTGCCAGCAGGAGCACTGGCATGCTGAACACAAGCGCACCTGTCGCCGGAAAAGATGA